cattgaaaaattaaatgtatacaaaacaattaaaaacaatctttatttaaaaaaaagtgaaataaataatctaaaacaatgAGAGAAATATGGggtattaacttaaatataaatttaaaaaatacatataaaacaagggcatcaattaattaaaaacattaaaaaaggtCAGACACTACTAGACCTAGTCCATTTGAAAAAGAGCTCGCAAGCATgggatcttaattttttttagctgaaaatagaaaagataacATGTCATTtgctctattttattttaataaagacAGACAACAAGCCATGTGTCTTTCTAAGTTTTCGACTACTGAAGAGATAGctagaaaattagaaaatgtgtttttatctaaaaatacaatttgcaaatcaaaaacacctaaaaaacctCTATATGATgtaaacaaaccaataaaacaACCCAAAACCCCTTAAAACTCGCATAAAAGCATAaatccaaactaaaaataaaaatcgcctcccatgtttgatctttttttttggaaatttcaagggaaaaaaacaaattaataaaaagtccTCACATAAGAAGAAACCCATTAACACCAAAATACACtatttttattgtcaaaatCGGTGtcaatcaagaatttttttatctataattcgGAATTCAACGACTCTATACTTTCTCAAATCAAAGacctacaaataaaaaaaaaaaattttagatcaaaattaaatttgtaaaatttatagggactaaacatttataatttgaaaagcagAAACATGAATAGAACTTTTCTAGTCAATTTTAAAGCCACCATTccgtttcttttattttttttttttttccttacaatctTTTCCTTGCTCAACAAATTTACTTAAATTGGTCTTCTCGATTTGGTTATAtaaggatggaaaaaaaaatagcaccgTTGCATTCCATGGTATCATGTGTTTTAGTTTACAATGCATTTTGCAAAGTGATTTGGCCGCACAACTTAGtattttgtataataataataaaaaaaaaaattaaagtcatgAGGTGGTTTCTTTaaagagattaattaatttaatcaaaactttAAGATATTTTGCCGTCGGATTCCTTGCAGAAAGAACTGCTTAAATAAGGAAGAAAGTTGCCAAGTCAACTCTTGTGCTCCATAAGAACGTAGCGTGCCGAGCAGGATCGGCGATGGATGATGAGTGGTGTTGAATACCCAAAAGCCTTCACGAAGTTCAACTATATAataatgaagaatttttttgtataataataataattaaaaaaacactatcaaggaatcttaaattttgattaaattaataatgactaatttttaagattttttttcatgtttttgttgtataataataataattaaaaaaacactaataaagAATTTTGGGCACGGCCAAGAcgtagaaaaaaaatgtgatttcgCTGTAGCTGCACTGTGTTGTTCATCGTATTACATTAACTTGTTCACCTATATTCATGACATATTTTCCTCTACGggccttgaatttttttaatttgtttatcaatcttaatttatttttaatttcattgttaCAAGTGctggaaaattttatttttaagaacataattaatgtgtacagatcaaataaaaaataaaatccacttattttttaagttaaaatcttgtttgaatttaatttcCAGCATAAGCTTATTAAcagaatttaaataaattgtaagtgaataatagattaattttaaaaaatctttggtTGGTATGCTTTTGTGAAaccaaaaatcttttaaaaacactcaatctcatataaaaaaaaaaaaaaactcttttggTGATTATAAAGTAAAGAATTGAGAAATTAAGATTAAACTCAAACAGCACAAAAGTTTTTGGAGATGAAAGGTTATAAGAAAAATGGTACTTGTGCTCGGGCTTCAAGCCTGAGTGTGGGTTTATTAGgcaacaaaatattatattttgccAAACCTATTATAATTCGGAGCcttggtttaattttataattctttggctcttaaataattatttttgctaGCCCATGATTTATTTAGTATACCATATGAATGTTAAAACCAACCTGAATATATCTTAGTTTGACAAtttcagaattaatttttttttacaataaatattatctctAAAGACACGTCCTATCTATATCTCTTATTTTTACTAGCCCATGTTTTATTTAGTATAGCATATGAATATTCAAACTTGAACATATCTTAGTTTGATAATTTCggaattaaattttgtttacgATAAATATTGTCTTTGAAGACATGTCCTCTCTATAcgttttattttgaaagtacaaaaattcactctaaaattatcctaacaacatatttaattttacatcTCTGTCTTTATCTCTTTAATCAAAcgtgtattattttattatcttttttttttagtcttataACAGTAACTAAACACTACTTATACTTAGGATATACTAATTTTAGACAGCAGTGATCATATAatcaaatctatttaaaaaaatattagttaacAAGTTTAATAGGAAAGACTTGGATattacatatattatattaaaaataaaaatttctaataCATATGATGTATCTAGATGAAAAATTGGAGGAATCAAAATGTTCacgataaaaattcaaattttattctgGTTCCTTGCTTTGCAGGATAGAGAACATTCGCAAGACTATATATCtctaaaattcatttaattcttTTGGTATAATTGTTTTgcattttcaaggaaaaatttatttttcataaaatattttagaggtTTGCAACACCTTTATTTTTGTCTCAAGAATTGCTGATTCCCCCCTCGGTAATGACCATCTGTTGCGAGCATTAAAATACCATCGCAACATATTTTTCTTGACAATGCagctttacacacacacacaccatgtGCTTCAATATATCCTCATTCCTAACACCACCACAAGCTATATATATTCACGATCAAGCGTGCCATGGAGTAAATCTAATCCAAATTATACCATAATAAGcacattaaatcaaaaaaacaaaagcatgctTTAACAAATTTTAGTCACTATTAatctcattaatattaatatcttgtcaatcattttttttaatggaaaaatcaaACTATTTTATCTATTACTTATGATTAGAAAAATCACATACATaagtatataaaaagaaaagcacatgcatagttttgaaatccggcTCGGCTTGGCGTGTTGACCTGGTAAGACCCGGTCAAAAATCCGATTGCAacacgttatttttttttactaaaatgatgtcgttttgatttttttaaaaaagaattaaccgaggtgacccggtcaaaacccagAACTTGGAACCTTGAATAAGAGCCGAGTCTGAAAACTATGagcatatatttatattttcttttgtcatCCAGAAATTTAAGCACAACTATAAACgtgtttaattttgtgtttcaaaattattttttaaaaattataatttttttaatgttttcagataattttgacttattaacattaaaaataaattttttaaaaataaaaaaatattattaaaatatatttttaattaaaaaacactttaaaaataaaagatatttttaaagaaaaaacatactACTATAATAAAActctatcttttatttaaaaaacatagagaTTCAGTCATCTGATCATGTATATGATGACCATGCACATGTTCGGTGTTTTTGCAAGACTACTCATCATATCAATATCCGTACCCATGTTACGCATGTTATGTCTAATACAACAACATTCCATCACTCATATGCCAATCAAAATATGCCACGTTAATATCATTGATTTTGCGGACCAGTAGTCTATTGCCAAATATATGAGCACCCATGTTAATGTCACTTGTTGACATATCATTGTGCTAGCATGACATGGCATTTTAATTGTTGGTGAAAATTGTTATTACTTTGAACCTAATGCGATGGAATATcgagataaataaattatttacaaaaaaatctggattattttttaattatggttgattttaaaagaaatgatatcattttaaatatttattcaaaaaacgtGAACTAAATATCTAAAAGAAAagtaaccaaaataaaaagaagaaatggaaatattgtaattttttttcatgcattctATGTAAAGGAAAATTACAGTGAAATAGGGAGCTGACTCCACATAGCCATGGGAGAGTGTGCACAAtagtattataaaatataattcctACTTTTTCCTCATTCATGTCCGAAACCATTTTAGATAAAAAGACCTCTTTTCTAGTCTTTCAACaatcaacaagaaaaaacaaaaaaaaaaggagcaaaaatGTCTTCACCAAGCAAACGCAGGGAGATGGATTTGATGAAACTGTAAAAATCTTGTTGCTTTTTTGACAAGTTTCGTTCTTTATTTAATTCGGTTTGttcggtgtttttttttatcgattttcaatttatttttttctgggttttgattGACTAGGATGATGAGTGATTACAAAGTGGAAATGATCAATGATGGCATGCAAGAGTTTTATGTGGAATTCAATGGACCTAAAGAAAGTAAGCAATCAAAATCTTCAGtacccattttttctttttactgttttctttctttaattcaacttttttttttaaaaatgtttttcttggtGGGTTAATATCTGTTTTttcagttgattttttatttattcctgTTGATCCATGTGGATACTTTGGTTTTTGTATTTGTTCTTCAAGATTGCAGTGGATAAGAagttatattttcttcttcttttttctttgatgaattgagccctttatatttcttttactgcaggtttttctttgttgaagtTGAGTTTTAAGCAGATCTTTTTACTATTGATGCATGAGAAGAAGCATgtagtttttcttttactgtAAAGTAGAGTGTGATTTTAATGAATTGCACtgcacttcttcttcttctccttgtattGGTTGcaagttttttgtttgttgattttcctCGGCAAAGATAAAGTTTAAGTTTCTTTTGGGGTTTTTAAATTATGGATACAGATATTTTAttatctcttctcttctttttctttgtgggAACATGGCAGGTCTTTATCAAGGAGGTGTGTGGAAGATAAGAGTCGAATTGCCAGATGCTTATCCTTACAAATCTCCATCAATTGGCTTTGTCAACAAGATCTATCACCCAAACGTTGATGAAATGTGAGTTAGTGGATGCTAAAATTTGACTACTTTAGCTCGTTCAAAGTTGGTGTTTGCTTATATGTATTGTTAGTTTACAACTTTTAACGGAAATGTGGGTTTTTGTTTGAGTTTCAGGTCTGGTTCGGTGTGTTTGGATGTTATCAACCAAACTTGGAGCCCCATGTTTGGTAAACCTTCTgctttgttgttatttatcaaTGGACACTTTGTATGCTATATGTGGAGCTTCTAAATCTGATTCAtccatttcttcaatttttgagTAATGCTGTTATTGTCAGAATTTGACAATTTCCATTTTAATGAAAATCCACAGATCTGGTAAATGTATTTGAAGTATTTCTCCCACAGCTACTTTTGTATCCAAATGCATCAGATCCATTGAATGGAGAAGCTGCTGCTTTGATGATGCGTGATCACACTACTTACGATCAAAGAGTGAAAGGTAGGAACTCTAAACATAGTTTGTGAACTTAAGCATTATTTCCAGCTCTCTTATTTCCATCCTGAAATCTGTAGCTTTTTTCCACTTTAAAATGCATGTagaaattcataaatataaGACTCCAAGACAGGGAAATTACATTGCATGTCGAGGACAACATTAACCCAGCTCATTTATGCTCATTGGTGATTGAACCACTTTTGTTGAGGTTTGAGTGATATTCTGAAAGAAGCATCATAGTTTTAACCTTGAACTTGATGAGTGATTCCTATTCAGGTTTATTATAGCTTAGTGTTTCAAGTTGGTAGCTACAATTGCTTTATCTAATTCCAGTTAAATTAATTAGTCATTGGATTTTCATTTTGGATCTACATCTTTGAACTTGCACGCTCGTCACATTTTTGTTTCCATTGTATATCTATAATATCTGACCTAATTTTAGTTTGAACTTGGAGCATGATTTGTTTCTGCTGGGTTTTGATTATTAGGAGGATTCACCATTTAGGTAATTCACTGCATCCATTAAAGATCAAATAGGAAGCAGCAAGATCTGAGACATTGAGATGTACCTTTACTTTCCTCTGTTGTCTTTTGGATTGGATGGTTTGATGCATTGAAAGGACTTGGTATCTACATATCCTTAGGAAAGTAATAAGACCTTTAGACCAAAAAGCAAAATGGGTCTgctgttgattttgaattgttaATTCAGAAATTACTATATATTGAATGGAAACATTTCCTGTGAAAAGGCATGTAATTACATCTATTTTGATGCATGAGTGCATGAAGGCAAGGGGACTGCAAACCATTTGTGACATTGTTGGAGGGGATGTTGGCTGTCAGGCAATCGCTGCTGCAAACAGTTTATTTTCTTCCTCTAGAATTTCTTTACAGAAATTTGTGTATTGGGTCTGGGAAGACTATAGTATAGTAAGATTTTCTTTATGAACATGGCTTTGGGAGAGCTGATGTCAGTCAATCATTTATTGTCTCTTAACTAGATCCTGAAACCCAAAATCAAATTTGTCTTTTGTAAATGACTCAGTAACCGTGAAATGATATCAAATATGTGAGGATGGCCTCAATTTCCTACACAGGAATTACAGATTTAAACAATAGGAGCCCCAACAAGAATCCATGGCTGCCCAAAGAGTAAAGATAGTTAATGTTGGTTTGTTCAgttctttgttttcaaaatggcTTCTAATTTGGTTTTGGAATTTGGAGATTATTTGAGAAATTAGAACTTTGTGTGATTggaagaagaaatgaagagtAGTTTCTGAATGGGGTTCACAAAAATGGACTTTATGTTGCACGAAATACGGAAGTCTGATATAGGTCTGTGTGTCGTATGATGATGGATCATCAAAAGTTAAACAAAACTAAGCGGGCAATAGATGTATACTGTACCTGTACCTTCTCTGAGTGATGCACGCATACTGGCATCAACCTCATTGTTTCTATGAATTGTATTATGTTACATAAAGATCGACAATCCAATGTTTTATCTACTCTTATCGTCTTGAACTCTAACTACTCGCACCCTTCATCTATTTGTCttgtttctcttttatttcctcATATTGTGCAACTGTCATTTACGACTGTCTTATTTCCAGAATATTGTGAGAAATATGCGAAGCCAGAGGATATAGGGGCAAAACCAGAAGAAAAATCCAGTGATGAAGAGCTGAGTGAAGATGATTACAACTCCGATGATGACCAAGTTGCTGGCAAAGCCGATCCTTGATTAAATGTATGGATGTCTTCCAATTGTCTCTGCCTGTACATGAAATTCAGctcttttaaaatgaaaaattaaatcccTCAGCAAAACTGAAGGCTGATGGAAAaattccttctcttctctctttatttgccaTAAATGTCCTGTAAATTATTCAACTCTGGATCAGTGTTTCAGATATTCATTACTGTTGGGAGGGAGGGTCTAAATCAGGCAGCTAATCCTTTGCATGTGCATGAACATGTCATATTTTCGTGGGACATGTCTGGTCTCCACTCCACTCATGGATGTCTTTTGGTAGATTACTTAGCTAATGGTGATCGGAGGGCAACTCTCATACTCTTCTGTTAAGCCTGGAGAGTTTACTTCCAAATTTggaactataatttttatgagatttttggAGAGATCCGAGGCGGGCATTGAATAACTTGGTGGAATCAAGCTATAAACTCCACTAGTCTAATGGCTCATGCATTTTCTTTCCTGGTCCATAGCTCTAAAGAGACTACCCGGAAATGTGCGTTCTTTGAATGGGCGAAGAAAGCTCCTCAGAGAAATTGATCACGATATATtgttttagatatatatatatctatataaaatGGACCCCTAAGCAACAAGGCCCCTATAGCTCAGTGGTAGAGCGTCAGTCTTGTAAACTGAAGGTCTGTAGTTCGATCCTGCATGGGggcattatttatatttttctttttcttctttgtttgtttgtttttggtcctaaaataaaaacaaagcgATGAATATTCTCTGCTAGCCCTATCTATACCCCAACTTGAACAGGCTCTGATGATTTCTTCTCGTTCTCCAACTGGAGACAGAAAAAGGAAGATAAAAAGGgcatctaatatatataatccaattttgtaaatataaaaggctaaatggttaaaaaaaaaaaacctcgaaaGATTTCCCCATAAACTCCTTCAATTTAAGAATGTAATCATATGGTTAGTTGAAACAGGACAGGATTCTGTTAAAAGCAATTAGCGggaaacattttatttatttataataaatagtatATTTACATAAAAGTAAGATTTTAGACTCCAAACTTGTCCCTGTGATCGAATTCAACAGTAGATATCTTCTTCTGCAATAGTAGTTGTACTTGAGTTTGTGCAGTGCCATAATTCATGAATGGATGGATGAAGAAGAGGGGTTtatttcttcaagtaattcaaaaaatgattcaaaaatagaaaatatatctaaaacCTCAAAATTTCTTGAGattacatctattttttaaggcaatttaaatactaaataacaCCTCATTGAAACTTTCatcatcaaatataatttattgacaCCAAAAACAATTGTTTTGGTAGTCGAGATTGGTGTTAATtgataactctctctctctctacattgAAACCCAATAACTTTTTCACTTTTCTCTCAAACTAGAgactgaaaaataaagttttgtattgaaattgaattttttaaaactaaaaggataaaaagTGAGGACTAAtttaaacttttcttttcaaatatgaAATTGCCACCTAATTTCTTCGTCTCTTTCACTTTAATCTTTGGTTTTTAATCATGTCTTTTCTTAACAAATTTGAAGCAATTAGCCACTAAATTGGCCTTATAAGGACTCAATTGAGACAAAAAAAGTTTGAGaactaaaatgaataaaaaaaatttaatgcttCAATCCATAGTAAAATATGAGATAGTAAACAATAAATTTAGTTACAATATTTTACCAACATGTCTTAGTGTTTTGTTTGTAGCATTATTATTTCTATAACTATTTGCTTTAAAAAAgtcattattataaaaaagttgatgagaacATTTTACAcgtaaagaaataaataaattcaagttcATAACATATTCTTTATACGATGCTAGCCCTTTTCGTACCTTAACTTCAATAAACTTTAATGAGAGAAAATCACTAGAGTTCGATGTAGAAAGATAAAGTTGTCAGTTGACACTGATTTCTACCACcaaaacactagttttttatGTCAACGTGTTCCATTAAACGAGAAAAGTTTCAATAAGGTGTTACTTAGCATTCAAATTGCTTGAGAAAATAGATCTAACTTCAAGAAGTTTTTGggttttaggttgttttttttttgttcccgAACCATTTTTTTGGGTGGTTTGAAGGCATAAAACACATGTAAAGctcaaaaaaagggaaaaaatgaaaaaaaatgggggggaaaaaaaagtaaaaaaaaagaatttattatttcaatttttgagTTAGATGGGCTTAAAAAGAATTTACGAGGACCGAAGCATATCCAATCATGGCCTCCGAGCCATGACCGAGTGTGGTtgttggtttttcaaaaaattctttaaaatccaaaattgacGCCATATCCAAGACTTGGAAGTGAATACAACTTAAATGATGCCAGAGCCCAGCAATCA
This genomic interval from Populus alba chromosome 1, ASM523922v2, whole genome shotgun sequence contains the following:
- the LOC118033717 gene encoding ubiquitin-conjugating enzyme E2 5, coding for MSSPSKRREMDLMKLMMSDYKVEMINDGMQEFYVEFNGPKESLYQGGVWKIRVELPDAYPYKSPSIGFVNKIYHPNVDEMSGSVCLDVINQTWSPMFDLVNVFEVFLPQLLLYPNASDPLNGEAAALMMRDHTTYDQRVKEYCEKYAKPEDIGAKPEEKSSDEELSEDDYNSDDDQVAGKADP